From Candidatus Edwardsbacteria bacterium, a single genomic window includes:
- the nuoB gene encoding NADH-quinone oxidoreductase subunit NuoB, with product MALEKLVKWARVSSPWLLHFNSGACNGCDIETLAALMPRFDLERFGVLLKSTPRHADVLVCTGAVTRQQASRLKRIYEQMAEPKFVVAVGACACSGNVFRGCYSVLEGVDQVIPVNAYVPGCAAKPDAIIDGVAKLLGALKNG from the coding sequence CATCCCCCTGGCTGCTCCATTTCAACAGCGGAGCCTGCAACGGATGCGACATCGAAACCCTGGCGGCCCTGATGCCCAGGTTTGACCTGGAGCGCTTCGGGGTGCTGCTTAAATCCACCCCCCGCCATGCCGACGTATTGGTGTGCACCGGGGCGGTGACCCGCCAGCAGGCCTCCCGCTTAAAGAGGATCTACGAGCAGATGGCCGAGCCCAAGTTCGTGGTGGCGGTCGGCGCCTGCGCCTGTTCCGGCAATGTTTTCCGGGGTTGTTACAGCGTGCTGGAAGGGGTCGACCAGGTGATCCCGGTCAATGCCTATGTCCCCGGCTGCGCGGCCAAGCCCGATGCCATCATCGATGGCGTAGCCAAGCTGCTGGGCGCTTTGAAGAACGGATAA